The following proteins come from a genomic window of Miscanthus floridulus cultivar M001 chromosome 2, ASM1932011v1, whole genome shotgun sequence:
- the LOC136538697 gene encoding uncharacterized protein isoform X1 — translation MKFMGEVYPLLPQEKHVSQPKTSYLFVYSNIIPFLTKNIIFFYFVLPTVSFSSRHRAPHLRPLLLRRDHSAAPLPIRPSHSSGLLLIRRSYSHPTPPDDASRGARSCGKAAREAATRLPEHLDCGCLLPRPRPWRPWPTSCRRRPRLRPWRRQLELAPKISDIRMDEVTQAVENLKKEWSQAVSQLEENITAIESCGKAGKGTEEANYLPRLNGSAQDALQLLKSLQFRLDLLAQQLPTFDEVQSGQATLKSWDEQYKKLRVSLRNANLQAKDNIRQAAQEERALLLGGGEESTIRRRNLQTKAGVTSAAESITESLRRSRQMMVQEVERSASTLATFDESTSVLRKAEGEYQGHRSLLMRTRGLLSTMQRQDVLDRIILTIGFIMFSLAVLYVVSRRIGLLTLQRKLADAIRSGSLSAEDLVAKAQHGPAPANVPAPAAPPIYDEL, via the exons ATGAAGTTCATGGGCGAAGTCTACCCATTGTTGCCTCAGGAGAAACATGTCTCGCAACCTAAAACTAGTTATCTATTTGTCTATTCAAATATAATCCCTTTTTTGACAAAAAATATaatctttttttattttgttctTCCCACCGTTTCTTTCTCTTCCCGGCACCGAGCGCCGCATCTCCGCCCGCTACTCCTCCGTCGCGACCACTCCGCCGCTCCTCTTCCCATCCGGCCATCCCACTCCTCCGGACTCCTCCTCATCCGCCGCTCCTATTCACATCCAACTCCTCCAGACGACGCGAGTAGGGGCGCCAGGAGCTGCGGCAAGGCAGCACGAGAAGCTGCAACAAGGCTGCCGGAGCATCTTGACTGCGGGTGTCTtcttccccgtccccgtccctggCGCCCGTGGCCAACATCTTGCCGCCGGCGTCCCCGTCTCCGTCCCTGGCGCCGGCAGTTAGAGCTCGCGCCAAAAATCTCAG ATATTAGGATGGACGAAGTCACACAAGCTGTTGAAAATCTGAAGAAAGAATGGAGCCAAGCAGTTTCACAGCTTGAGGAGAACATTACTGCAATCGAATCATGTGGGAAAGCAGGGAAAGGAACAGAGGAAGCAAATTATCTTCCGAGGTTGAATGGTTCTGCACAGGATGCTCTGCAGTTGCTCAAGTCACTGCAGTTCCGGCTTGATCTTCTAGCACAGCAGCTTCCCACTTTTGATGAAGTGCAGTCTGGCCAAGCAACACTGAAGTCATGGGATGAACAATACAAGAA GCTTCGTGTTAGCCTGAGGAATGCTAACTTACAAGCAAAAGATAACATTAGACAAGCTGCTCAAGAGGAG AGGGCACTTCTTCTAGGGGGTGGCGAAGAGTCTACCATCCGTAGGCGTAATCTCCA GACAAAGGCTGGAGTGACATCTGCTGCTGAAAGTATCACTGAGAGCCTCCGACGGTCTCGCCAGATGATGGTTCAG GAAGTGGAAAGAAGCGCTAGTACCCTGGCAACATTCG ACGAATCGACAAGTGTTCTCCGGAAGGCTGAAGGTGAATATCAAGGACACCGCTCTTTGCTAATGCGTACCCGTGGTTTGCTCTCCACGATGCAACGGCAAGATGTTCTTGATAG GATCATCCTGACTATCGGTTTTATCATGTTCTCCTTGGCGGTACTTTATGTTGTCTCAAGACGTATTGGCCTGTTGACGCTACAAAGGAAACTGGCCGATGCCATCAGATCAGGTTCATTATCAGCTGAGGACTTGGTAGCGAAAGCCCAACATGGACCTGCCCCAGCAAATGTTCCTGCTCCTGCTGCTCCTCCCATTTATGATGAACTATGA
- the LOC136538697 gene encoding uncharacterized protein isoform X6, protein MKFMGEVYPLLPQEKHVSQPKTSYLFVYSNIIPFLTKNIIFFYFVLPTVSFSSRHRAPHLRPLLLRRDHSAAPLPIRPSHSSGLLLIRRSYSHPTPPDDASRGARSCGKAAREAATRLPEHLDCGCLLPRPRPWRPWPTSCRRRPRLRPWRRQLELAPKISDIRMDEVTQAVENLKKEWSQAVSQLEENITAIESCGKAGKGTEEANYLPRLNGSAQDALQLLKSLQFRLDLLAQQLPTFDEVQSGQATLKSWDEQYKKLRVSLRNANLQAKDNIRQAAQEEYLFSRFLNSEAPLKLLLL, encoded by the exons ATGAAGTTCATGGGCGAAGTCTACCCATTGTTGCCTCAGGAGAAACATGTCTCGCAACCTAAAACTAGTTATCTATTTGTCTATTCAAATATAATCCCTTTTTTGACAAAAAATATaatctttttttattttgttctTCCCACCGTTTCTTTCTCTTCCCGGCACCGAGCGCCGCATCTCCGCCCGCTACTCCTCCGTCGCGACCACTCCGCCGCTCCTCTTCCCATCCGGCCATCCCACTCCTCCGGACTCCTCCTCATCCGCCGCTCCTATTCACATCCAACTCCTCCAGACGACGCGAGTAGGGGCGCCAGGAGCTGCGGCAAGGCAGCACGAGAAGCTGCAACAAGGCTGCCGGAGCATCTTGACTGCGGGTGTCTtcttccccgtccccgtccctggCGCCCGTGGCCAACATCTTGCCGCCGGCGTCCCCGTCTCCGTCCCTGGCGCCGGCAGTTAGAGCTCGCGCCAAAAATCTCAG ATATTAGGATGGACGAAGTCACACAAGCTGTTGAAAATCTGAAGAAAGAATGGAGCCAAGCAGTTTCACAGCTTGAGGAGAACATTACTGCAATCGAATCATGTGGGAAAGCAGGGAAAGGAACAGAGGAAGCAAATTATCTTCCGAGGTTGAATGGTTCTGCACAGGATGCTCTGCAGTTGCTCAAGTCACTGCAGTTCCGGCTTGATCTTCTAGCACAGCAGCTTCCCACTTTTGATGAAGTGCAGTCTGGCCAAGCAACACTGAAGTCATGGGATGAACAATACAAGAA GCTTCGTGTTAGCCTGAGGAATGCTAACTTACAAGCAAAAGATAACATTAGACAAGCTGCTCAAGAGGAG TATCTCTTCTCGAGGTTTTTAAATTCAGAAGCACCATTGAAACTATTGCTGCTTTAG
- the LOC136538697 gene encoding uncharacterized protein isoform X2 — protein MKFMGEVYPLLPQEKHVSQPKTSYLFVYSNIIPFLTKNIIFFYFVLPTVSFSSRHRAPHLRPLLLRRDHSAAPLPIRPSHSSGLLLIRRSYSHPTPPDDASRGARSCGKAAREAATRLPEHLDCGCLLPRPRPWRRQLELAPKISDIRMDEVTQAVENLKKEWSQAVSQLEENITAIESCGKAGKGTEEANYLPRLNGSAQDALQLLKSLQFRLDLLAQQLPTFDEVQSGQATLKSWDEQYKKLRVSLRNANLQAKDNIRQAAQEERALLLGGGEESTIRRRNLQTKAGVTSAAESITESLRRSRQMMVQEVERSASTLATFDESTSVLRKAEGEYQGHRSLLMRTRGLLSTMQRQDVLDRIILTIGFIMFSLAVLYVVSRRIGLLTLQRKLADAIRSGSLSAEDLVAKAQHGPAPANVPAPAAPPIYDEL, from the exons ATGAAGTTCATGGGCGAAGTCTACCCATTGTTGCCTCAGGAGAAACATGTCTCGCAACCTAAAACTAGTTATCTATTTGTCTATTCAAATATAATCCCTTTTTTGACAAAAAATATaatctttttttattttgttctTCCCACCGTTTCTTTCTCTTCCCGGCACCGAGCGCCGCATCTCCGCCCGCTACTCCTCCGTCGCGACCACTCCGCCGCTCCTCTTCCCATCCGGCCATCCCACTCCTCCGGACTCCTCCTCATCCGCCGCTCCTATTCACATCCAACTCCTCCAGACGACGCGAGTAGGGGCGCCAGGAGCTGCGGCAAGGCAGCACGAGAAGCTGCAACAAGGCTGCCGGAGCATCTTGACTGCGGGTGTCTtcttccccgtcc CCGTCCCTGGCGCCGGCAGTTAGAGCTCGCGCCAAAAATCTCAG ATATTAGGATGGACGAAGTCACACAAGCTGTTGAAAATCTGAAGAAAGAATGGAGCCAAGCAGTTTCACAGCTTGAGGAGAACATTACTGCAATCGAATCATGTGGGAAAGCAGGGAAAGGAACAGAGGAAGCAAATTATCTTCCGAGGTTGAATGGTTCTGCACAGGATGCTCTGCAGTTGCTCAAGTCACTGCAGTTCCGGCTTGATCTTCTAGCACAGCAGCTTCCCACTTTTGATGAAGTGCAGTCTGGCCAAGCAACACTGAAGTCATGGGATGAACAATACAAGAA GCTTCGTGTTAGCCTGAGGAATGCTAACTTACAAGCAAAAGATAACATTAGACAAGCTGCTCAAGAGGAG AGGGCACTTCTTCTAGGGGGTGGCGAAGAGTCTACCATCCGTAGGCGTAATCTCCA GACAAAGGCTGGAGTGACATCTGCTGCTGAAAGTATCACTGAGAGCCTCCGACGGTCTCGCCAGATGATGGTTCAG GAAGTGGAAAGAAGCGCTAGTACCCTGGCAACATTCG ACGAATCGACAAGTGTTCTCCGGAAGGCTGAAGGTGAATATCAAGGACACCGCTCTTTGCTAATGCGTACCCGTGGTTTGCTCTCCACGATGCAACGGCAAGATGTTCTTGATAG GATCATCCTGACTATCGGTTTTATCATGTTCTCCTTGGCGGTACTTTATGTTGTCTCAAGACGTATTGGCCTGTTGACGCTACAAAGGAAACTGGCCGATGCCATCAGATCAGGTTCATTATCAGCTGAGGACTTGGTAGCGAAAGCCCAACATGGACCTGCCCCAGCAAATGTTCCTGCTCCTGCTGCTCCTCCCATTTATGATGAACTATGA
- the LOC136538697 gene encoding uncharacterized protein isoform X5 yields MKFMGEVYPLLPQEKHVSQPKTSYLFVYSNIIPFLTKNIIFFYFVLPTVSFSSRHRAPHLRPLLLRRDHSAAPLPIRPSHSSGLLLIRRSYSHPTPPDDASRGARSCGKAAREAATRLPEHLDCGCLLPRPRPWRPWPTSCRRRPRLRPWRRQLELAPKISDIRMDEVTQAVENLKKEWSQAVSQLEENITAIESCGKAGKGTEEANYLPRLNGSAQDALQLLKSLQFRLDLLAQQLPTFDEVQSGQATLKSWDEQYKKLRVSLRNANLQAKDNIRQAAQEEVCDFAWTLMILIQVISCLSVSLLEVFKFRSTIETIAALVFCNSLQS; encoded by the exons ATGAAGTTCATGGGCGAAGTCTACCCATTGTTGCCTCAGGAGAAACATGTCTCGCAACCTAAAACTAGTTATCTATTTGTCTATTCAAATATAATCCCTTTTTTGACAAAAAATATaatctttttttattttgttctTCCCACCGTTTCTTTCTCTTCCCGGCACCGAGCGCCGCATCTCCGCCCGCTACTCCTCCGTCGCGACCACTCCGCCGCTCCTCTTCCCATCCGGCCATCCCACTCCTCCGGACTCCTCCTCATCCGCCGCTCCTATTCACATCCAACTCCTCCAGACGACGCGAGTAGGGGCGCCAGGAGCTGCGGCAAGGCAGCACGAGAAGCTGCAACAAGGCTGCCGGAGCATCTTGACTGCGGGTGTCTtcttccccgtccccgtccctggCGCCCGTGGCCAACATCTTGCCGCCGGCGTCCCCGTCTCCGTCCCTGGCGCCGGCAGTTAGAGCTCGCGCCAAAAATCTCAG ATATTAGGATGGACGAAGTCACACAAGCTGTTGAAAATCTGAAGAAAGAATGGAGCCAAGCAGTTTCACAGCTTGAGGAGAACATTACTGCAATCGAATCATGTGGGAAAGCAGGGAAAGGAACAGAGGAAGCAAATTATCTTCCGAGGTTGAATGGTTCTGCACAGGATGCTCTGCAGTTGCTCAAGTCACTGCAGTTCCGGCTTGATCTTCTAGCACAGCAGCTTCCCACTTTTGATGAAGTGCAGTCTGGCCAAGCAACACTGAAGTCATGGGATGAACAATACAAGAA GCTTCGTGTTAGCCTGAGGAATGCTAACTTACAAGCAAAAGATAACATTAGACAAGCTGCTCAAGAGGAGGTATGTGATTTTGCCTGGACTTTGATGATATTGATCCAAGTGATTAGCTGTCTGAGTG TATCTCTTCTCGAGGTTTTTAAATTCAGAAGCACCATTGAAACTATTGCTGCTTTAGTTTTTTGCAACTCCTTGCAAAGTTAG
- the LOC136538697 gene encoding uncharacterized protein isoform X3, translating into MKFMGEVYPLLPQEKHVSQPKTSYLFVYSNIIPFLTKNIIFFYFVLPTVSFSSRHRAPHLRPLLLRRDHSAAPLPIRPSHSSGLLLIRRSYSHPTPPDDASRGARSCGKAAREAATRLPEHLDCGCLLPRPRPWRPWPTSCRRRPRLRPWRRQLELAPKISDIRMDEVTQAVENLKKEWSQAVSQLEENITAIESCGKAGKGTEEANYLPRLNGSAQDALQLLKSLQFRLDLLAQQLPTFDEVQSGQATLKSWDEQYKKLRVSLRNANLQAKDNIRQAAQEERALLLGGGEESTIRRRNLQTKAGVTSAAESITESLRRSRQMMVQEVERSASTLATFDESTSVLRKAEGEYQGHRSLLMRTRGLLSTMQRQDVLDRSGGLLCFLYELWALVQMIPWQTMRSRLLKKRHNLMETESIRIGANSNPQS; encoded by the exons ATGAAGTTCATGGGCGAAGTCTACCCATTGTTGCCTCAGGAGAAACATGTCTCGCAACCTAAAACTAGTTATCTATTTGTCTATTCAAATATAATCCCTTTTTTGACAAAAAATATaatctttttttattttgttctTCCCACCGTTTCTTTCTCTTCCCGGCACCGAGCGCCGCATCTCCGCCCGCTACTCCTCCGTCGCGACCACTCCGCCGCTCCTCTTCCCATCCGGCCATCCCACTCCTCCGGACTCCTCCTCATCCGCCGCTCCTATTCACATCCAACTCCTCCAGACGACGCGAGTAGGGGCGCCAGGAGCTGCGGCAAGGCAGCACGAGAAGCTGCAACAAGGCTGCCGGAGCATCTTGACTGCGGGTGTCTtcttccccgtccccgtccctggCGCCCGTGGCCAACATCTTGCCGCCGGCGTCCCCGTCTCCGTCCCTGGCGCCGGCAGTTAGAGCTCGCGCCAAAAATCTCAG ATATTAGGATGGACGAAGTCACACAAGCTGTTGAAAATCTGAAGAAAGAATGGAGCCAAGCAGTTTCACAGCTTGAGGAGAACATTACTGCAATCGAATCATGTGGGAAAGCAGGGAAAGGAACAGAGGAAGCAAATTATCTTCCGAGGTTGAATGGTTCTGCACAGGATGCTCTGCAGTTGCTCAAGTCACTGCAGTTCCGGCTTGATCTTCTAGCACAGCAGCTTCCCACTTTTGATGAAGTGCAGTCTGGCCAAGCAACACTGAAGTCATGGGATGAACAATACAAGAA GCTTCGTGTTAGCCTGAGGAATGCTAACTTACAAGCAAAAGATAACATTAGACAAGCTGCTCAAGAGGAG AGGGCACTTCTTCTAGGGGGTGGCGAAGAGTCTACCATCCGTAGGCGTAATCTCCA GACAAAGGCTGGAGTGACATCTGCTGCTGAAAGTATCACTGAGAGCCTCCGACGGTCTCGCCAGATGATGGTTCAG GAAGTGGAAAGAAGCGCTAGTACCCTGGCAACATTCG ACGAATCGACAAGTGTTCTCCGGAAGGCTGAAGGTGAATATCAAGGACACCGCTCTTTGCTAATGCGTACCCGTGGTTTGCTCTCCACGATGCAACGGCAAGATGTTCTTGATAG GTCTGGTGGCCTTCTTTGCTTCCTCTATGAGCTCTGGGCCTTGGTCCAGATGATCCCTTGGCAAACAATGCGGTCCCGCTTGTTAAAGAAAAGGCACAATCTTATGGAAACAGAAAGTATCAGAATTGGAGCAAACTCCAATCCCCAGTCCTAA
- the LOC136538697 gene encoding uncharacterized protein isoform X4: MKFMGEVYPLLPQEKHVSQPKTSYLFVYSNIIPFLTKNIIFFYFVLPTVSFSSRHRAPHLRPLLLRRDHSAAPLPIRPSHSSGLLLIRRSYSHPTPPDDASRGARSCGKAAREAATRLPEHLDCGCLLPRPRPWRPWPTSCRRRPRLRPWRRQLELAPKISDIRMDEVTQAVENLKKEWSQAVSQLEENITAIESCGKAGKGTEEANYLPRLNGSAQDALQLLKSLQFRLDLLAQQLPTFDEVQSGQATLKSWDEQYKKLRVSLRNANLQAKDNIRQAAQEERALLLGGGEESTIRRRNLQTKAGVTSAAESITESLRRSRQMMVQEVERSASTLATFDESTSVLRKAEGEYQGHRSLLMRTRGLLSTMQRQDVLDRLSLNKQVWWPSLLPL; encoded by the exons ATGAAGTTCATGGGCGAAGTCTACCCATTGTTGCCTCAGGAGAAACATGTCTCGCAACCTAAAACTAGTTATCTATTTGTCTATTCAAATATAATCCCTTTTTTGACAAAAAATATaatctttttttattttgttctTCCCACCGTTTCTTTCTCTTCCCGGCACCGAGCGCCGCATCTCCGCCCGCTACTCCTCCGTCGCGACCACTCCGCCGCTCCTCTTCCCATCCGGCCATCCCACTCCTCCGGACTCCTCCTCATCCGCCGCTCCTATTCACATCCAACTCCTCCAGACGACGCGAGTAGGGGCGCCAGGAGCTGCGGCAAGGCAGCACGAGAAGCTGCAACAAGGCTGCCGGAGCATCTTGACTGCGGGTGTCTtcttccccgtccccgtccctggCGCCCGTGGCCAACATCTTGCCGCCGGCGTCCCCGTCTCCGTCCCTGGCGCCGGCAGTTAGAGCTCGCGCCAAAAATCTCAG ATATTAGGATGGACGAAGTCACACAAGCTGTTGAAAATCTGAAGAAAGAATGGAGCCAAGCAGTTTCACAGCTTGAGGAGAACATTACTGCAATCGAATCATGTGGGAAAGCAGGGAAAGGAACAGAGGAAGCAAATTATCTTCCGAGGTTGAATGGTTCTGCACAGGATGCTCTGCAGTTGCTCAAGTCACTGCAGTTCCGGCTTGATCTTCTAGCACAGCAGCTTCCCACTTTTGATGAAGTGCAGTCTGGCCAAGCAACACTGAAGTCATGGGATGAACAATACAAGAA GCTTCGTGTTAGCCTGAGGAATGCTAACTTACAAGCAAAAGATAACATTAGACAAGCTGCTCAAGAGGAG AGGGCACTTCTTCTAGGGGGTGGCGAAGAGTCTACCATCCGTAGGCGTAATCTCCA GACAAAGGCTGGAGTGACATCTGCTGCTGAAAGTATCACTGAGAGCCTCCGACGGTCTCGCCAGATGATGGTTCAG GAAGTGGAAAGAAGCGCTAGTACCCTGGCAACATTCG ACGAATCGACAAGTGTTCTCCGGAAGGCTGAAGGTGAATATCAAGGACACCGCTCTTTGCTAATGCGTACCCGTGGTTTGCTCTCCACGATGCAACGGCAAGATGTTCTTGATAG ACTGTCATTGAATAAACAGGTCTGGTGGCCTTCTTTGCTTCCTCTATGA
- the LOC136538697 gene encoding uncharacterized protein isoform X7: MDEVTQAVENLKKEWSQAVSQLEENITAIESCGKAGKGTEEANYLPRLNGSAQDALQLLKSLQFRLDLLAQQLPTFDEVQSGQATLKSWDEQYKKLRVSLRNANLQAKDNIRQAAQEERALLLGGGEESTIRRRNLQTKAGVTSAAESITESLRRSRQMMVQEVERSASTLATFDESTSVLRKAEGEYQGHRSLLMRTRGLLSTMQRQDVLDRIILTIGFIMFSLAVLYVVSRRIGLLTLQRKLADAIRSGSLSAEDLVAKAQHGPAPANVPAPAAPPIYDEL; the protein is encoded by the exons ATGGACGAAGTCACACAAGCTGTTGAAAATCTGAAGAAAGAATGGAGCCAAGCAGTTTCACAGCTTGAGGAGAACATTACTGCAATCGAATCATGTGGGAAAGCAGGGAAAGGAACAGAGGAAGCAAATTATCTTCCGAGGTTGAATGGTTCTGCACAGGATGCTCTGCAGTTGCTCAAGTCACTGCAGTTCCGGCTTGATCTTCTAGCACAGCAGCTTCCCACTTTTGATGAAGTGCAGTCTGGCCAAGCAACACTGAAGTCATGGGATGAACAATACAAGAA GCTTCGTGTTAGCCTGAGGAATGCTAACTTACAAGCAAAAGATAACATTAGACAAGCTGCTCAAGAGGAG AGGGCACTTCTTCTAGGGGGTGGCGAAGAGTCTACCATCCGTAGGCGTAATCTCCA GACAAAGGCTGGAGTGACATCTGCTGCTGAAAGTATCACTGAGAGCCTCCGACGGTCTCGCCAGATGATGGTTCAG GAAGTGGAAAGAAGCGCTAGTACCCTGGCAACATTCG ACGAATCGACAAGTGTTCTCCGGAAGGCTGAAGGTGAATATCAAGGACACCGCTCTTTGCTAATGCGTACCCGTGGTTTGCTCTCCACGATGCAACGGCAAGATGTTCTTGATAG GATCATCCTGACTATCGGTTTTATCATGTTCTCCTTGGCGGTACTTTATGTTGTCTCAAGACGTATTGGCCTGTTGACGCTACAAAGGAAACTGGCCGATGCCATCAGATCAGGTTCATTATCAGCTGAGGACTTGGTAGCGAAAGCCCAACATGGACCTGCCCCAGCAAATGTTCCTGCTCCTGCTGCTCCTCCCATTTATGATGAACTATGA